A portion of the Acidimicrobiales bacterium genome contains these proteins:
- a CDS encoding enoyl-CoA hydratase, with the protein MTYLQVEVTDGVAVLTLDDPPRRNALNLTLVDEIVQALDDVEARHDVGAVVVTGAAPAFCAGADLSDLGDSQREGLNRIYQGFLRFSRSPLPTIAAVNGAAVGAGMNLALCCDVRLAGASARFDTRFLQLGIHPGGGHTWMLRRAVGAQAAAAMVLCGEVLDAAEAERVGLVWRAVADDELLPTARAMGAKAAAVPHDLLRRTKATLADMATVDDHDAAVARELETQVWSIGQPEFKARLEQLQARISSKPQP; encoded by the coding sequence ATGACCTACCTCCAGGTCGAGGTGACCGACGGCGTCGCCGTCCTCACCCTCGACGACCCGCCCCGGCGCAACGCCCTCAACCTCACCCTCGTGGACGAGATCGTCCAGGCCCTCGACGACGTCGAGGCGCGCCACGACGTCGGGGCGGTGGTGGTCACCGGCGCCGCGCCCGCCTTCTGCGCCGGCGCCGACCTGTCGGATCTCGGCGACTCGCAGCGTGAGGGCCTCAACCGCATCTACCAGGGGTTCCTGCGCTTCTCGCGCTCCCCGCTGCCCACCATCGCCGCGGTCAACGGGGCGGCCGTCGGCGCCGGCATGAACCTCGCCCTGTGCTGCGACGTGCGCCTGGCCGGCGCCTCGGCCCGCTTCGACACCCGGTTCCTCCAGCTCGGCATCCACCCCGGCGGCGGTCACACGTGGATGCTGCGCCGGGCCGTCGGCGCGCAGGCGGCCGCGGCCATGGTGCTGTGCGGCGAGGTGCTCGACGCCGCCGAGGCCGAGCGCGTCGGCCTGGTGTGGCGAGCGGTCGCCGACGACGAGCTCCTGCCCACCGCCCGGGCCATGGGGGCCAAGGCCGCCGCCGTGCCCCACGACTTGCTGCGCCGCACCAAGGCCACCCTTGCGGACATGGCCACCGTCGACGACCACGACGCCGCCGTGGCCCGCGAGCTCGAGACGCAGGTGTGGTCCATCGGCCAACCCGAGTTCAAGGCCCGCCTCGAGCAGCTCCAGGCCAGGATCAGCTCCAAGCCCCAGCCGTAG
- a CDS encoding NAD-dependent epimerase/dehydratase family protein has translation MGRRILVTGLGTFWGGRVAQALEQDPTVDIVVGLDTKPPSVELERTEFVRVDENYSILARIVKATQVDTIVHTFLVVNSDQMRARAMHEINVIGTMNLFAAASAAGSTVRNVVVKSSSLVYGSAVGDPTWFSEDTPRTRLPRNRVERSLVDVEGYVHDFAEDNPHVNVSLLRFSNVLGSDIVTPISQLLQQPVVPYILGFDPRLQFVHEADVVRSIAYVLDNEVPGIFNVAGDGLLPWSEVAAICAKRRVPMLPVGTSLATLPLKVLGGADFNPETIDLLKYGRGIDNRRLVSTGFRYNYTSAGTVAAFAEAMRLRNTIGEHEPGYRYESDVEQFFRHSPAVVREHP, from the coding sequence ATGGGCCGGCGCATCCTGGTCACCGGCCTCGGCACCTTCTGGGGCGGCCGAGTGGCGCAGGCCCTCGAACAGGACCCCACCGTCGACATCGTCGTCGGGCTCGACACCAAGCCCCCCTCGGTCGAGCTCGAACGCACCGAGTTCGTCCGCGTGGACGAGAACTACTCGATCCTGGCCCGCATCGTGAAGGCCACCCAGGTCGACACCATCGTGCACACCTTCCTCGTGGTCAACAGCGACCAGATGCGGGCGCGGGCCATGCACGAGATCAACGTCATCGGCACCATGAACCTGTTCGCGGCGGCCTCGGCGGCGGGCAGCACGGTGCGCAACGTGGTGGTGAAGTCCTCGTCGCTCGTCTACGGCTCCGCCGTGGGCGACCCCACCTGGTTCAGCGAGGACACCCCCCGCACCAGGCTGCCGCGCAACCGCGTCGAGCGGTCCCTCGTCGACGTCGAGGGCTACGTCCACGACTTCGCCGAGGACAACCCCCACGTCAACGTCTCGCTCCTGCGCTTCTCGAACGTGCTCGGGTCCGACATCGTCACCCCCATTTCACAGCTGCTCCAACAGCCGGTCGTTCCGTACATCCTCGGCTTCGACCCCAGGCTCCAGTTCGTCCACGAGGCCGACGTCGTGCGCTCCATCGCCTACGTCCTCGACAACGAGGTCCCGGGCATCTTCAACGTCGCCGGCGACGGCCTGCTGCCGTGGAGCGAGGTGGCGGCCATCTGCGCCAAGCGCCGGGTGCCCATGCTCCCGGTGGGCACCTCTCTCGCCACCCTGCCACTGAAGGTGCTCGGCGGCGCCGACTTCAACCCCGAGACCATCGACCTGCTCAAGTACGGCCGAGGCATCGACAACCGCCGGCTCGTCAGCACGGGGTTCCGGTACAACTACACCTCGGCCGGGACCGTCGCCGCCTTCGCCGAGGCCATGCGCCTGCGCAACACCATCGGCGAGCACGAGCCGGGTTACCGCTACGAGAGCGACGTCGAGCAGTTCTTCCGCCACTCCCCCGCGGTCGTCCGCGAGCACCCGTAG
- a CDS encoding acyltransferase family protein, with the protein MAEPEPEAADALLADAPSQALVALPREADEPVLDDPRESDVDEWGRSEHMRELARRLYDPVYKHWFRVEWEGLENIPTDGGALLVANHAAAIPSDAPVIMHGIESELQRPVYGLADDLFKGLPVVGTLWSRTGGVPAHPDNAYRLLREQKQLVLVFPEGSKGPGKNFSQRYQLRRFGRGGFVEIAMRAGVPVVPIAVVGAEESMPTLYNMNRVAKSFGLPYFPITANMLAFGPLGAVTYFPAKFKLRVLPPVHFDVTPDQPRYSKSRIMDESEKIRDHIQQALYDMLRKRRSVWFG; encoded by the coding sequence GTGGCCGAACCCGAACCGGAAGCGGCAGACGCCCTGCTCGCCGATGCGCCCAGCCAGGCACTCGTCGCCCTGCCGCGCGAGGCCGACGAGCCGGTCCTCGACGACCCCCGTGAGAGCGACGTCGACGAGTGGGGTCGCTCCGAGCACATGCGCGAGCTGGCCCGCCGGCTCTACGACCCGGTGTACAAGCACTGGTTCCGGGTCGAGTGGGAGGGCCTCGAGAACATCCCCACCGACGGGGGCGCGTTGCTCGTGGCCAACCACGCCGCGGCCATCCCGTCGGACGCCCCCGTGATCATGCACGGCATCGAGTCCGAGTTGCAGCGTCCCGTCTACGGCCTCGCCGACGATCTGTTCAAGGGCCTCCCCGTCGTGGGCACCCTGTGGTCCCGCACCGGTGGCGTCCCTGCCCACCCCGACAACGCCTATCGCCTCCTGCGCGAGCAGAAGCAGCTCGTCCTCGTGTTCCCCGAGGGCAGCAAGGGCCCGGGCAAGAACTTCAGCCAGCGCTACCAGCTGCGCCGCTTCGGTCGGGGCGGCTTCGTCGAGATCGCCATGCGCGCGGGCGTGCCCGTCGTCCCCATCGCGGTGGTGGGAGCCGAGGAGTCGATGCCGACGCTCTACAACATGAATCGCGTCGCCAAGAGCTTCGGGCTCCCGTACTTCCCCATCACCGCCAACATGTTGGCCTTCGGCCCCCTCGGCGCGGTCACCTACTTCCCGGCCAAGTTCAAGCTCCGCGTGCTGCCCCCGGTGCACTTCGACGTCACTCCCGACCAGCCCCGCTACTCGAAGAGCCGGATCATGGACGAGTCCGAGAAGATCCGCGACCACATCCAACAAGCGCTCTACGACATGCTCCGCAAGCGGCGATCGGTCTGGTTCGGCTGA
- a CDS encoding amidohydrolase family protein, with the protein MAHDLVIKGGSVVDGTGAPARRADVAVDGDRITAVGTVDAGGAGRVIDAEGRLVTPGFVDLHSHLDAQVGWDPLMSSSCWHGVTSVVMGNCGMTFAPVRPGQAETLATMMESVEDIPAACILDGLSWQWESYGEYLDTVDQLPLGINAGGYVGDVALRTYVCGEAACEPDFAASDEQIAEMAALVRAALEAGALGYSISRSLFHRVPDGRNVPGTWSAPEEFFGIAAPLGELGRGVLESAPRYNEENGSGSRVEEELAWMAEVSRRTGRPFSFNLQQIASLGDHYRQVIALSEEANRTGAQLRPQITPRSVGVLFSFAANTLVDDLPSFAPLKGLDLAGRLAALRDPEVRARLVEEGAGKAVEPFERMYLVQPDDVRYAYTEADSLAGIARAAGTTPVAAYLDAMESSDGRAIVNWPVMNQDEAAIEEQISSPTTILGLADAGAHATQIMDASQPTYLLAHWARDRGVLSVEEAVRRLTSDTADFIGYRDRGRVAEGAYADLNVIDLDGLGLDVPEIVHDFPGDAARFVQTAHGIDHTIVNGQPFLDHGEHTGALAGRLLRSTD; encoded by the coding sequence ATGGCTCACGACCTGGTGATCAAGGGTGGCTCCGTGGTGGACGGGACCGGCGCACCGGCCCGCCGTGCCGACGTCGCCGTGGACGGCGACCGCATCACCGCGGTCGGGACGGTCGACGCCGGCGGCGCCGGCCGGGTGATCGACGCCGAAGGGCGCCTCGTCACCCCGGGCTTCGTGGATCTGCACTCCCACCTCGACGCCCAGGTGGGCTGGGACCCGCTCATGTCGTCGTCGTGCTGGCACGGCGTGACGTCGGTGGTCATGGGCAACTGCGGCATGACCTTCGCCCCGGTCCGTCCTGGCCAGGCGGAGACCCTCGCCACGATGATGGAGTCGGTCGAGGACATCCCCGCGGCGTGCATCCTCGACGGGCTCTCGTGGCAGTGGGAGTCCTACGGCGAGTACCTCGACACCGTCGACCAGCTTCCTCTCGGCATCAACGCCGGCGGCTACGTGGGCGACGTGGCCCTGCGCACCTACGTGTGCGGCGAGGCGGCCTGCGAGCCCGACTTCGCCGCCAGCGACGAGCAGATCGCCGAGATGGCCGCGCTCGTGCGGGCCGCGCTCGAGGCCGGCGCCCTCGGGTACTCGATCTCGCGCAGCCTCTTCCACCGGGTGCCCGACGGGCGCAACGTGCCCGGCACGTGGAGCGCGCCCGAGGAGTTCTTCGGCATCGCCGCCCCCCTGGGCGAGCTCGGCCGCGGCGTGCTCGAGAGCGCCCCTCGCTACAACGAGGAGAACGGGTCCGGCTCACGCGTCGAGGAGGAGCTGGCGTGGATGGCCGAGGTCAGCCGCCGCACGGGCCGCCCCTTCAGCTTCAACCTCCAGCAGATCGCCTCGCTCGGCGACCACTACCGCCAGGTCATCGCACTGAGCGAGGAGGCCAACCGCACCGGCGCCCAACTGCGCCCCCAGATCACGCCCCGCAGCGTCGGTGTCCTCTTCAGCTTCGCCGCCAACACCCTCGTGGACGACCTGCCCTCCTTCGCCCCGCTCAAGGGGCTCGACCTCGCCGGCCGCCTCGCCGCGCTGCGGGACCCCGAGGTCCGCGCCCGGCTCGTCGAAGAGGGCGCCGGCAAGGCGGTCGAGCCCTTCGAGCGCATGTATCTGGTGCAGCCCGACGACGTCCGCTACGCCTACACCGAGGCCGACTCCCTCGCCGGCATCGCCCGGGCCGCCGGCACCACGCCGGTCGCGGCCTACCTCGACGCCATGGAGTCGTCCGACGGGCGCGCCATCGTCAACTGGCCGGTGATGAACCAGGACGAGGCCGCCATCGAGGAGCAGATCAGCTCCCCGACCACGATCCTCGGCCTCGCCGACGCCGGCGCCCACGCCACCCAGATCATGGACGCCAGCCAGCCCACCTACCTGCTCGCCCACTGGGCCCGCGACCGGGGCGTCCTGAGCGTGGAGGAGGCCGTGCGCCGCCTCACCTCCGACACGGCGGACTTCATCGGCTACCGCGACCGGGGCCGCGTCGCCGAGGGGGCCTACGCCGACCTCAACGTGATCGACCTCGACGGCCTCGGCCTGGACGTGCCCGAGATCGTCCACGACTTCCCCGGTGACGCCGCCCGCTTCGTGCAGACCGCCCACGGCATCGACCACACGATCGTGAACGGCCAGCCCTTCCTCGATCACGGTGAGCACACCGGCGCCCTCGCCGGCCGCCTCCTGCGCTCCACCGACTGA
- a CDS encoding MFS transporter: MTETTRGEAAPDDGSSNAPEAPEPVRAPEKRGLRDAARAFHHRNFALFWTGALLSNTGSWVQNVTVPFVVFKLTGSAGWLGVAGFAQLFPAWLMGPAGGVVADRFPRRTVLLVTQTMMAGLALLEAVVWAAGVRNAAVIVGIVAVSGVVAGLNIPSWQAFVSELVPRDDLLNAVTLNSAQFNASRAFGPALGGIVLATLGVTWAFLINAISFVAVLGALVLISVPVIVEKAKGKPRILAEFRETIRYTKTKPGIVTCIIVVIALGLFGSPVFTLLVVFADDVYGVGRGLYGLLGAALGVGAILGTPVVAGWGSGLLRSRLMSGALVIYGASLMAFALSPTYWWGVLALLVAGAGYLAVASTLNTTLQLLVDERMRGKVIALYLMGLTGTVPLGNLIQGWMTEAIGPRTTVTLSGAAFLAVVAWLATSRRLRLMDG; the protein is encoded by the coding sequence GTGACCGAGACGACGAGGGGGGAGGCGGCGCCGGACGACGGGTCGTCGAACGCGCCCGAGGCGCCCGAGCCCGTCCGGGCGCCCGAGAAGCGTGGCCTGCGGGATGCCGCCCGCGCCTTCCACCACCGCAACTTCGCCCTCTTCTGGACCGGGGCGCTCCTTTCCAACACCGGCAGCTGGGTGCAGAACGTCACCGTGCCGTTCGTGGTCTTCAAGCTCACCGGCTCGGCGGGCTGGCTCGGCGTGGCGGGCTTCGCCCAGCTCTTCCCGGCCTGGCTCATGGGGCCGGCGGGGGGAGTGGTCGCCGACCGCTTCCCGCGTCGCACCGTGTTGCTCGTGACGCAGACGATGATGGCCGGGCTCGCGCTGTTGGAGGCAGTGGTGTGGGCCGCAGGGGTGCGCAACGCCGCGGTGATCGTGGGCATCGTGGCGGTGTCGGGCGTCGTCGCCGGCCTCAACATCCCGAGCTGGCAGGCCTTCGTCAGCGAGCTGGTGCCCCGCGACGACCTGCTCAACGCGGTCACCTTGAACTCGGCGCAGTTCAACGCGTCTCGCGCCTTCGGGCCCGCGCTCGGCGGCATCGTGCTCGCCACCCTGGGCGTCACCTGGGCGTTCCTCATCAACGCGATCTCGTTCGTGGCCGTGCTCGGCGCCCTCGTGTTGATCTCGGTCCCCGTCATCGTCGAGAAGGCGAAGGGCAAGCCCCGGATCCTCGCCGAGTTCCGCGAGACCATCCGCTACACGAAGACCAAGCCGGGCATCGTCACCTGCATCATCGTCGTCATCGCCCTGGGCCTCTTCGGCAGCCCGGTGTTCACCCTCCTCGTGGTCTTCGCCGACGACGTGTACGGCGTCGGACGTGGCCTCTACGGCCTGCTCGGCGCCGCCCTCGGCGTCGGCGCCATCCTCGGGACGCCGGTGGTGGCGGGGTGGGGGAGCGGCCTGCTGCGCAGCCGCCTCATGTCGGGCGCCCTCGTCATCTACGGCGCCTCCCTGATGGCCTTCGCGCTGTCGCCCACGTACTGGTGGGGTGTCCTGGCCCTGCTCGTGGCCGGCGCCGGCTACCTGGCGGTGGCCTCGACGCTGAACACCACGCTCCAGCTCCTGGTCGACGAGCGCATGCGGGGCAAGGTGATCGCCCTCTACCTGATGGGCCTCACCGGCACCGTGCCCCTCGGCAACCTGATCCAGGGCTGGATGACCGAGGCCATCGGCCCCCGCACCACCGTCACCCTGAGCGGGGCGGCCTTCCTCGCCGTGGTGGCGTGGCTGGCCACCAGCCGGCGCCTCCGCCTCATGGACGGCTGA